The following are encoded together in the Streptomyces flavofungini genome:
- a CDS encoding lysoplasmalogenase → MEPGEPTLAPSVGGGWAQLPLPGTDTPTSRRHSYGTVALAAFALAAAGDLAALALGSDTGHTVLKPLLMPLLAAYAVLRAGPPLLAAALLFGWGGDVLLLGDADPLFLAGMGSFAVGHLCYLALFRRHGEQHAPARGTFVVATYACALIVTVALLWTDLPSDMRIPVAGYSLLLTAMAFGATTLGLTAAAGGGLFLLSDTLIATDVADWPQAPRPDFWIMLTYLAAQALLTRGVLTGALTNGSAPERR, encoded by the coding sequence ATGGAGCCGGGCGAGCCGACACTCGCACCCTCCGTCGGGGGAGGGTGGGCCCAGCTCCCGCTGCCGGGCACCGATACGCCCACGTCCAGGAGGCACAGCTACGGCACAGTGGCCCTTGCGGCCTTCGCCCTGGCGGCGGCGGGAGACCTGGCCGCTCTGGCCCTCGGGTCCGACACGGGCCACACCGTACTGAAGCCCCTCCTCATGCCCCTGCTCGCGGCCTACGCGGTCCTCCGCGCAGGCCCACCCCTGCTGGCGGCAGCCCTCCTCTTCGGCTGGGGCGGCGACGTCCTCCTCCTCGGCGACGCCGACCCCCTCTTCCTCGCGGGCATGGGCTCCTTCGCCGTCGGCCACCTCTGCTACCTCGCGCTGTTCCGCAGACACGGCGAGCAGCACGCCCCGGCCCGGGGCACCTTCGTCGTGGCCACCTACGCCTGCGCCCTGATCGTCACCGTGGCGCTCCTGTGGACCGACCTGCCGTCGGACATGCGGATCCCGGTGGCGGGCTACAGCCTGCTCCTGACCGCCATGGCGTTCGGCGCGACCACCCTCGGCCTGACCGCGGCGGCGGGCGGAGGCCTCTTCCTGCTCTCGGACACCCTCATCGCCACGGACGTCGCCGACTGGCCCCAGGCGCCACGCCCCGACTTCTGGATCATGCTGACCTACCTGGCCGCCCAGGCCCTCCTGACCCGGGGCGTGCTCACCGGCGCCCTCACCAACGGATCGGCACCGGAACGACGGTGA